GCTTGACCTTGTCGCTCGGGCTCGGGTTCTTCCAGTCGACCTTGTACTTGTCCTTGATGTAGTCCATACCGTAGTAGGTGAACTCGTCGAGGATGTTGTCGGTGTAGGCCGCGGTCGCGTACTGGGTGAATCCGACACCGCCGGACATGTAGGAGCCGAGCCAGATCTGGTCGAACAGCATGGTTCCGGCACCGACGACCTCAAGGGAGGCCCGGGCGGGGTCGTTGGGGTACTTCCGGTTCGCCTGGACGATATCGGAGAAGACACCGAACATGATGCCACCGGGCTCGTTCGGGCCACGGGCACGCCGGGCGGGCAGGTGGGACGCCATCTGGATGACGCCTGCGTGCTTCGCGGCGTAGGAGAGGTCGGCGACGGCTGCTTCGCCGGCGCACATGCGGTAGGCACCGATGAAGGACATACCGATCTGCATGGCGGACCACCGGGAGGTCGTTCCACCGTCGCAGGTCCGGGAGACCGTGGTCGGGATGTGGATTGCCTGCCAGAGGGACTTTCCAACGGCTGCGGAGAGCGCCTCGGCCTGCTTGGCGGGGAAGAGCTTCTCGACGTCGAGGACGAACTGGGGTTCGAGGTCGTCTGCGAGTTCCTGGTCGCCGGTGAAGACCTTGACGTAACAGTCGTCGACGAGGCCGGGGTGGGTCTCGACCATGTGCTCCTGAACGACAGCCGCGCCGGGCATGGCGTGGTTCAGCACGTGGAGGTACTCGTTGATCGTCTCAGGGGTGACTTCCTTGCCGAGACGCTTCTGCAGGGTCTGGTGGGCGAGGTCCATGTTGACGATGACGGTCCTGCGGATATCGTCCCACATCTGCTGCATCGCAGAGTTGTTGACGAAGTGCAGGTCGTCACCCTCCACAAAGACGCCGGTGCCGGAGACCTCGTAGGTCATCAGCTGGCGCTGGCCGAGCGGGATACCGCCCAGGTGGCAGCGCACGGGGTCGTACATGGAGATGCCGCGGTCCATCTCGACGGCACGGCTCGCCTTTACGAACTCCTCCTTGCGGGGGGACTGGTGGTAGCCGTTGAACTTGTAGTACTCAGCCGTTTCGGACTGGGGATCCTGTCCCTGGAACTTCTCCTTGAGGGCTTTCAGGAACAGCTTCTGGGTTCTCTCAATCTTTGCCATTTCTCAATCACTCCTTGGGCATGAATCCGTACTTTGTCCGCAGCGAGTGGATCCGCTGTACGTATTCGATGTACTCGGCGTCGTCGCGGTAGGGGGTGCCGCCAAGGGAGTGGAAGATCGTCGTGTGGGCCTTGAGCCACTTCTCGTCGAGCGGCTTGCCGATGGGAACCGCACGGTCGAGGGGCTCGCCGATCTGGTTCTTGACGTAGCGGACGATGCCGTCCTCGCCAAGGACACTCCTCTGGAGCATGTCGAACATCATGCCGTTCTCGGCAAGACGGAGCGAGTGACCGTGCACGGTCGCACCGCGGATGCCGGTGCGGGCCGCGTCGAGGAGCTCGGTGTTGACGAGTTCCTTGGAGTACTTCTCCAGGTCGCGCTCGCGACACTCAATGATCTGACGGCCGGAGAGCGTACCGGGGTCGATCCCGCGGAAGCGGTAGCACTCGAGGTAGGTCCTCTGGTAGGGGTGGCAGGGGGCGAAGAACATCGAGTCCGCAAACTGGATGTAGCGGACACGGTCGCCGGCCTTTGCACCGTCCGTCGGGGTTACAATCTTCCTGATGGGGCAGTCGGGCTCCTGCTGCTCGGCGAGCGGCGGGTGGGCCGTCGGATAGGCGGCTCCCGGCGCCCTGTGGCCGAGAATCAGCACGATGTCCTCGTCTGTCACATCACGCATCTTTTCAAGCTTCTGGCTTGGGTTCATCTGCTTGCGCCGGTTCTCGGCGACCTTGGATGTACCCGGTCCGTACTGGGGCTTGTATGCCATGTTTTCATTCACCTTCATGTTGGGTTTTTAGCACTTTCATAACGGCACGAATGACCGTCGCCAACTTTTCCCTGCCAGGTGTCTGACCCCGTGTCACACCACTGACAATATCCATCACAATGCCTTTCGTCCTGACCCGGTCGGGCGGCGGCATGACCACCGCAGTCCTGACTCCTTCTTTTGCGAGATCCTCGAAGTCGATCGGGACTTGCGAGACGACGATTGCCCTGATATTCACATGCTCAAGGATAAACCGAACCTTCTGCACCACATGGGAGCGGACATTCCCGTGATGCAGGATGGCGACCTTGTGCTGCTCGATCTGGACGATCTCTTTCTCCGTCAGCCCGAAATAGGCTCCGAGAACGTGACCCGCGACGGGAGAATCTGCCGGCACCCCGCTCCCTGCGTTGAGGACGAGCGTGGTCACGGAGAACTCCGCCCCCTCCCTCCGGAGACCGGAGGTGATGTCGCAGACCGGTTTCGTCACGTGTCTGCGGCCGGGGGACATGCCGATAACGATCACATCCGGGGACCTGGCCTCAGAGATGGTGCCACGCTGGGCAAGACCGCCTCCTTTTCCCATCCCCATGCTCTCGCGGCAATCGACGACCTGAGTCACTCTTCCGATAGGCATCTTACTTGTTTCCCTGAATGATAACGGGGCCGTCTTTCCTCCTCGGATCGACAAGCCCGAGAATCTCTTTGTCGGCGTCAGGCCCGTATTTAGCGTAGTCGGACATCGTCGGCTGGGTCTTCATGTACCGCCCCTTCTGGACGGTGCAGGAGAACTCCTTATCGGCAAAGACTTCATCGACTGCTTTCCCGATTGCCGGAATGTACGACTCGTCCTCGAGCTCCAGGATGATTGTTCCGACCTGTACCCGGAGCTGGACGTCCTGGTCTCCGACACGGATGATTTTACGGTCCGGGTGGGGGTTGGGTTGCCCCCGTGCCGGGCCGTACGGAACGGTTTCGGGAAGGTTCTGTCCGTTGAGGGACATTCGACGAATCCCGCCTATCTGAACAAGCCTGTTCAGGAGTTGTTCCACTGTGTCGGGTCTGAGGAATCGCGCAGAAACGATTCGAACCTGAGGGTATATGGCTTCAGTCATCAGTATCCTTGTGTTATTTACACACCCTGTGCGATCTGCTGGATCGGCTTGTTGAAGACGTCGACCTTGCCGAAGGTGTCGCCGTAGACCTTGGAAGTGCTCTCGGGCGAGAACATCTGGGTTCCGGCATCGAGCGCAGCTGCAGCGACCACGCACGGGATAGCCACACCGGCGGCGTGACGGGTCACGACGTGGTTGCCGTTGAAGATACCGGGGCCGCCACCACCGTAGATCGAGTGGCTGAAGAACGAGAACCCGACGGCTACACCCATCACACGGCCGTAGTCACAGCCGGGCAGGCCGGTCTCGTGCTCAAGCAGGTCGTTGAAGTACAGGAGCGTCGAGGAGACCGCCTGGGCGAACCGTCCGGCACCACAGTTGACCATGGTTGCTGCCATGGTTCCCGCAGCGGCGTAGGCGTTCCAGAGCATGGGGTCCTTCGTGTCGTAGAACTGGAAGTATCCACCCTTCTTGCCGGGGGTGATGACCTTGTCCTCGATGGCGCGCTCGACCAGGCTCTGGACGACCGTACCGATGGTTCCGGTTGCTCCGTTCTTCTTGACGAGGTCATAGACCAGGTTGTTCGCGTTCAGGCCCTGGTAGGCGTAGGTGAGCAACTGGGCGCGCTCGAACGGTCCGATGGCGTTACCCATCTCAAACATTCCTGCCTGCTCGAAGGTGGACGAGAGTGCGGCTCCCTGCATCGCGTTCTTGTTCGTGATCATCACGGCGTGGTTGACCGGGATGTTACGGAGCGCGTAGCCGAGGCCTTCGTTGTTCTGGGGGATCGACAGAATGGACGTGACGTTGGCGCCGGTCAGGTCCATGGTGTGCGGGTAGGAACCCCAGAGTGCAGCCTTGACCATGGCCGCATCGAACATGCCGACGTTGAACTGGTCGATGATCGCGTAGGTTGCCGCGGATGCGACCGAGGTGATTGCTGCATCGTAGGTGGATGCCGCCTCGAGACGAACCTTGGGAACCTCGACGAGGATCAGTTTGCCGCCGCCGAACTCACGGATGTTGGTGTCGTCGCCGTCCTCGACCTGGACCATTTCCTTGATCTTGGCGATGATTGCATCCTTGTTCCCGACGATATCGAGATTGAGCTCACGCCCGAGGACCTGTCCCTTCGCTACCTTTCCGGACTTCAGGCCTTCCTGAACGCCTCCGAGGTTGACTGCAACCGTCCTCTTGGT
The genomic region above belongs to Methanoculleus oceani and contains:
- the mcrA gene encoding coenzyme-B sulfoethylthiotransferase subunit alpha — translated: MAKIERTQKLFLKALKEKFQGQDPQSETAEYYKFNGYHQSPRKEEFVKASRAVEMDRGISMYDPVRCHLGGIPLGQRQLMTYEVSGTGVFVEGDDLHFVNNSAMQQMWDDIRRTVIVNMDLAHQTLQKRLGKEVTPETINEYLHVLNHAMPGAAVVQEHMVETHPGLVDDCYVKVFTGDQELADDLEPQFVLDVEKLFPAKQAEALSAAVGKSLWQAIHIPTTVSRTCDGGTTSRWSAMQIGMSFIGAYRMCAGEAAVADLSYAAKHAGVIQMASHLPARRARGPNEPGGIMFGVFSDIVQANRKYPNDPARASLEVVGAGTMLFDQIWLGSYMSGGVGFTQYATAAYTDNILDEFTYYGMDYIKDKYKVDWKNPSPSDKVKPTQEIVNDISTEVALNGMEQYEQFPTMMEDHFGGSQRAGVLAAASGLSTAIATGNSNAGLNAWYLCMLLHKDGWSRLGFFGYDLQDQCGSANTLSVRGDEGAIGEVRGPNYPNYAMNVGHQGEYAAITGGAHYGRGDAFCFDPRIKICFADPALKFDFAEPRREFAKGAIREFMPAGERSLIIPAR
- the mcrG gene encoding coenzyme-B sulfoethylthiotransferase subunit gamma → MAYKPQYGPGTSKVAENRRKQMNPSQKLEKMRDVTDEDIVLILGHRAPGAAYPTAHPPLAEQQEPDCPIRKIVTPTDGAKAGDRVRYIQFADSMFFAPCHPYQRTYLECYRFRGIDPGTLSGRQIIECRERDLEKYSKELVNTELLDAARTGIRGATVHGHSLRLAENGMMFDMLQRSVLGEDGIVRYVKNQIGEPLDRAVPIGKPLDEKWLKAHTTIFHSLGGTPYRDDAEYIEYVQRIHSLRTKYGFMPKE
- the mcrC gene encoding methyl-coenzyme M reductase I operon protein C, translating into MPIGRVTQVVDCRESMGMGKGGGLAQRGTISEARSPDVIVIGMSPGRRHVTKPVCDITSGLRREGAEFSVTTLVLNAGSGVPADSPVAGHVLGAYFGLTEKEIVQIEQHKVAILHHGNVRSHVVQKVRFILEHVNIRAIVVSQVPIDFEDLAKEGVRTAVVMPPPDRVRTKGIVMDIVSGVTRGQTPGREKLATVIRAVMKVLKTQHEGE
- the mcrD gene encoding methyl-coenzyme M reductase operon protein D, whose protein sequence is MTEAIYPQVRIVSARFLRPDTVEQLLNRLVQIGGIRRMSLNGQNLPETVPYGPARGQPNPHPDRKIIRVGDQDVQLRVQVGTIILELEDESYIPAIGKAVDEVFADKEFSCTVQKGRYMKTQPTMSDYAKYGPDADKEILGLVDPRRKDGPVIIQGNK
- the mcrB gene encoding coenzyme-B sulfoethylthiotransferase subunit beta, with translation MAKYKETIDLYDDAGKQLKSGVALEKISPLVNPATRKLIDLTKRTVAVNLGGVQEGLKSGKVAKGQVLGRELNLDIVGNKDAIIAKIKEMVQVEDGDDTNIREFGGGKLILVEVPKVRLEAASTYDAAITSVASAATYAIIDQFNVGMFDAAMVKAALWGSYPHTMDLTGANVTSILSIPQNNEGLGYALRNIPVNHAVMITNKNAMQGAALSSTFEQAGMFEMGNAIGPFERAQLLTYAYQGLNANNLVYDLVKKNGATGTIGTVVQSLVERAIEDKVITPGKKGGYFQFYDTKDPMLWNAYAAAGTMAATMVNCGAGRFAQAVSSTLLYFNDLLEHETGLPGCDYGRVMGVAVGFSFFSHSIYGGGGPGIFNGNHVVTRHAAGVAIPCVVAAAALDAGTQMFSPESTSKVYGDTFGKVDVFNKPIQQIAQGV